AATATCAGTATTGTCATTAAGCAGACTTGTAGCATACAGCAGTTTAGTAGAAATTTCAGCAATAAAACTCAAAAGACTAATCAAATGGATAGATACACGAAATTATGGATATGGATAGATGGGACGGAATAGGAAAAGAAGAGATAGGAAAACAAAAATTTCCTTTTAAAAAAGAATTAACTCTCATTATTCTTCGGTATTAGTATAAGCAATCTTGAGAATAAATTAATAATCTTTATACCAAAAACGAGATAAAAAACAACAATTTAATTTAAGAATTAAGCTAATTTAAAACATCAACTTTCCTATATTATACACTATAAAACTTGTAATCCAAGCGGTGGTGAGGCTAATAAAGATTGAAAAGAAAGCCCATTTAAAGCTATCTGTTTCCTGTTTTATTGCAAAAATTGTTGCTAAACAGGGAGTATATAGTAATAAAAATACTAAAAATGCATAAGCAGACAAAGGAGTAAAGCTATTTTTAACAATTGAGGATAATGTAATATTTTCCTCTTTTTCTTCCTCCGGTTTAATTAATTTAAATGTAGAGAGTATATTTTTAAACAGCTGAATATTTGCATCTAAGAATGATACTGCTATCTCCTTTACACCTTCTGTGAAAGATAATTTTTTATTTTCTTCCTGCTCTGCAAGCTCCGGAGCATATATATTACCCATAGTAGATAAAACTACTTCTTTTGCTACAAAACCTGATAATAAAGCACCGGCACTTTGCCAATTACCAAATCCCATAGGTTCAAAAACAGGAGCAATCGTTTTGCTTATGGTTCCAAAAATTGTATTTTCTTTATTTTTTTCTCCAAAAGGGGTATTAAGTAAAAACCATACAACAATAGAAGTAGCAAAAATAAATGTTCCGGCTTCTAAAATAAAAGATTTGGTTTTAATCCAGGTATTTAAAAATATATATTTCAAAGTAGGAAATCTATAAGGCGGAAGTTCCAAAATAAATGTTTCTGTATATGTTTTAAACATAAATTTATTGAGAATAAAAGCTACAATTACAGCCATAAAAACACCAAGAAGATATAAAGAAAGTAGCACCAAAGAGCCATACTCTCTAAAAAATAAACTCACAAAAAATGTATAAACGGTTAGCCTTGCACCACAAGACATAAAAGGTATCATAAGAATAGTTAAAATCTTTTCTTTTGGAGATTCTATTGTTCTGGTAGAATAAACTGCCGGCACATTACAACCAAAACCTATAATAAGAGGTATAAAAGATTTTCCGCTTAAACCTACTATACTCATAAATCTATCCATAAGAAATGCAGCCCTTGCCATATATCCGGTTCCTTCCAAAATAGCAATAAGTATATATAAAACAAATAAAACCGGCACAAAAGCAATAACAAAACCAACCCCACCTATTACAGCTTGTGTAACAAAAGATTTTATAAATTCAGAAGCCCCTACGTAATCAAGTAAAGATATAGCCCATACCGAGATAACATTGGATAAAACATTATCAAACCAATCAACAAAAGGAGAAGAAAATGTAAAAGTAATTTCAAAAACAAGCCATAACAAAAATAAAAATATAGGTATTCCCAAATATTTATGTAAAAATATCTTATCAAGTGTAAATGTAATATCTACTTTATCTTCTCTTTTCTTTTTTACAACCTGCTCATATACACTAATAACAATTGAATATCTTTCTTCAACAATAATAATATCTATCTCTTTACCGTAAATTTTTTCTAAATCTTTTCTTATTTTTGCTACAAACTCTTTTATATTTGGATTTATCTCAATATCAAGATTATTTTCAAGCAGAGCAATTGCTAAATATCTCTTTGGATATAATGAGAGTAAAACCGGTTGATATTTCTCTACTACTTCAATAATTTTTTTTAGATATTCTTCTATATCTGTCTCAAAATGCTCACACTGGATGAAATTTTTATTTTGATAAATTTGTATAATACTATCTAAAATTTCCGTTATACCTAAGTTTTCTTTTGCAGATGTTGGGATAGCTTTGACGCATAAAAGTTTTTCAAGTTTTTTGTAATCTATTTCATATCCTTTTTCTACTGCTTCATCCCAGATATTAAGAGCTATAATCAGAGGTATTTCAAGCTCTAAGAGTTGAATTGTAAGATATAGATTTCTTTCTAAATTGGTAGAATCTACAACATTTAAAATAATATCTGGCTTTTCTTTTATTAAAAAATCTATTGCTATTTTTTCTTCTGCCACTTTATTAGATAAACTATAAACTCCGGGTAAATCAACAAACTCTATTTTATAACTTTTATAATCAATAACTGCTTCTTTTTTTTCTACCGTTACACCTGCCCAGTTTCCAACTTTCAGATTTGTTCCGGCTATTGCATTTAGCAGAGCAGTTTTACCAACATTAGGATTTCCGGCTATTGCTACTCTGATAATATTATCCATTATCTTCCTCTATAACTATATTTTTTGCCTCTTTTCTTCTAAGAGCTAAGCAATAATCTTTAACTTTTATCTTAATAGGGCCACCGAATAATCCATTTTGTAGCACTTCTACCTTTTGCCCCGGTATCAATCCAAGTTCATATAATCTTTTTTTCATACATCCATCACAAACAATATCTTTAATAACTACTTTTTTGCCTTCTTCTACATCTGCCAACCTTTTTTCGCTCATCTTCTCTCCAATTTAAAACTAAATCTCAATTTTATTATATAACAAAATAAGCCCGATTCAATGACAAAAAGCAATAAAAAATCATATATAATTTATTTTATGAAGATTTTATTGATAGAAGATGATTTAATACTTGGTGAAAGTGTTAAGGAATATTTAGAGCTAAATGATATTGAAGTAGTATGGATTTATGATGATAGACAGTTTAAAGATGTTCTAAAATTTAATCAGTTTGATGTAATGGTGATAGATTTAATGCTACGATACAATAAAGGTGAAGATATTATTGAATGGATACGGGATAATAATATCAATACTCCTATACTTGTCCTTACTGCGAAAAATAGTATAGAAAGCAAAGAAGAATGCTTTAACAAAGGAGCAGATGATTATTTAGTAAAACCTTTTGAACCAAAGGAGTTATTACTCAGATTAAAAGCATTATCAAAAAGAAAAAAAATAGAGCAACTCATAAAAATAGGAGATATTTTAGTAGATTTAGACAATAAAATCATTAAAAAACAAAATGAAGAGATAAAAATATCAAAAACAGCCTGGAAGATACTTTATCTACTTATAAGCAGAAGAGGAGAAATAGTTGATACAGAAACTATACTCAATTATGTATGGGGAGATAAAGCAGTAGGAGATGAGATAGTAAGAGCTTATATAAAAGAACTTAGAAAAATCTTGCCTCCTGATAGCATACAAACTTACAAAGGAAGAGGTTATAGATTAGTTTGAAACTACAAACAAAAATTTTATTGGTTTTTTTTATATTGATTACAATTGTTTTTGCAGTTATAAATTTTGTGGTAATTATTTTTTATAAAAATATTCAGGATTTTTATATATCACAGATTTCACAACTTGGTGTTAAATACTCTTTACCGGATTATATATTTAAAGATTTTTTTAGTGTGCTTTTTTTATGGGAAGCTTTTCTTATTTTGAGTTTGAGTTATCTTTTTTATAAGATTTTAGATTATAGTATAAAGAAAGAAGAAGAACAAAAAAATTTTTTAGAGCTGATAATTTTGATGATTTCTCATAAATTCGGAAATTTTTTATCGGTTTTAAAAACAAATTTAGAGATATTAAAGATAAAAAAAGAGGATAAAGTTATACAAAGATTAGAAAGAACTATCGGATATATGGAAGAAGATTTTAAATCTATTATAAATATTTTGAAAAATCTAAAACAGAACATAGATAAAAAAGAGCCGGTAAATATTAAAGAAATTATAGAATATCAGATTAATCTATTTAAACCGGTAGATAAAAAAATATATTTAAGATTAAAAGATAAAAAAATAGTAGCCACTAGATTAAATATTGAAAATATTTTGTTTTTACTGATTGAAAATAGTATTAGATACTCAAAAGAGAAGATATATATAAAATCATGTAAAAATGCAATATTTATAAGAAATGATATAGCTACTACTACAAAAGGAACCGGTATAGGATTAAATATAGCCTCTTATCTTGCCGAAAGAGAAAAAATAAAAATAAAATATAGAGAAAAAAATAACAGATTTATAATAGCAATAGTTTTCACATAATTTTCACGATTTTTGATAAAAAATAGAGTATAGTTATAATAAAAAGAAAATCCGGAGATAAGGTTGTATTATGTTAAGATTTAGAATTTTAATATTGTTATTATTTATAACATTTGGCATAAGTATAGCCGGTAGTATGCAAAATTATTGTCAACTTCCTACTTACATGTCTACACAAGTATCTCCTAATGTACTTATCATAGTAGACAAAAGTGGAAGTATGAGTTGGGCTGCATATTATAAAACATGGTCTAACTCTAACAAAGTTAGTGAGATAGGGTCATACAATTCTAATACTACTTATGAAGGATACTTCGTTCCAAATAAAGTTTATGAAAAGGTAAATGGTGTATGGCAAGAAACAACTAAATCAGAAAATTGTAATTTAACTTTAAACAGTAATTATTATTGGTATTATCGTCAATACTATAATTATTATTCAATATCTGGCACTTGTTCAGGGAATAAATTAAATTTTGCTTTAATGGCAAGAATTGACCTTCTTAGATGGGCTATGACAGGTGGAAGACCACAGGGATGTAGTAATTTTACTGACCAAAACTGTGACCCGGATTTAGCTTGCACAGGAACAACTTGCACATTAGAATTAGATAATAAAAAATTAGTTCAAGTCCCTAAAGATAGAGTAAAAGGAGTAATTCAATCTCTTGAAGAAAAGAAAACTAAACCAAGATTAGGAGTTATGTTTTTTGATACAACACCCTACAGTGATAAAGTTTATATAGGCGATTATCCAAATGGGGAGAATGCAGACAAAGACCATCCATATACATATACCAAAAGAGCTATAAATTATGTTAGTCCAAGCGGAGATACCGGAACAGGCCCTGCTATGTGGGAAGCTTATGATTATTTTAAACAATTAAATGAGCATAATATTACAAATGGATTTGATATACAATCCGGAACTTATAAAGATCCTATTTATGTTTGTGATTATCAAGGTCAAAATTGTAAACCGGCTCCTTGTGCAAAAAACTTTGTAATTCTTTTGTCAGATGGACAATGGAATACAGGAATTAATGGGAATACTTCATGTTCTATAGAAGATGGTTATGAAAATAATTCAACTGACCCTGTTGTTCCTGCTTATTGGATGCATAAAAAATTAGGTAGAACTTATGGAAATTATAATATTTATGTTGATTCTGTTTATACTGTCGGATTATTTTTAGGGGGTACAGGTGAAAAATCTTTAAAAAATGTAGCTATGTATGGTTCATTTGACCCATCAAAAGACTGGCCAGATAATCTAAGTGGGTACTCTCAAAATACCTGTGGTCCAGTTGATGATTGTTGTACAGGGTCAAATTGTGGAAAAGGGTCTGCATGTACAGACCTTCCGGCTTCATCTCCCGATTGGGATAAAGATGGAAATGGAATTCCTGATACTTTCTATTCTGCAAATAATGCACAAGAGATGAAAGATTCACTTTCCAGTGCCTTTGAAAGTATATTAAATAAAGTTTCATCTTCTTCTACCGTAGGAGTTCTTACCGGTGGGAAAGGTGATAATGGTGCTTTGGTAGAACAAGTTGTATTTTATCCTGAAAAATATTTCGGTAATAATTACAAAGTAAAATGGATTAGTAAATTAATTACACTTTGGGATTATAAATCTTCACTTGCATCAAACATAAGAGAAGATACTAATAGTAATTTTAAACTTGATTTAACAGGAGATAAAGCTATTAGTTATGATCTTGATAATAACGGTAATTTAGTAATAAAAAAATGTTCCGTATATGCAGATGGTTCTACTAATACATCTGATTGTCAAACTTATACCGGAGATATTGGTAAAAATAATATAAATTATCTAATAGATGTAGGTGAAAAATTAAAAGATAGAAGTTATAGTGATAGAAAAATATACTCTATTGATGAAAATGGAAATTTTAAACTATTTACATCTTCCAATGCATCTTCATTTGATACACTTCTTGGAACTAATACATCAGAATTCCCAAGTTGTTTAAAAGATACCAATGGTAATATAAAATATGGAGATTTGATAGATTATATACTTGGAAAACAAATATACGGATGTAGAAACAGAAAGGTTGATGATAATGGAAACACTTGGAAACTTGCCGATATAATGAATTCATCTCCACAAATAGTTCATTATGATAACTATGATGTTGTATACGTTGCATCTAATGATGGAATACTTCATGCATTTAAACTCGGTAAATATGAAAGTTTAAATCAAACTGACCAAGTTGCCCAGTTGACAGGTGATAATATAGGCAAAGAACTTTGGGGATTTATACCTAAGAATGCATTACCTTATTTAAGATACCTTGCAGACCCTAATTATTGCCATATATATCTTAATGATTTAACACCATATATTTTTAATAGTATTTCCGGTAAAAAGATATTAATAGGTGGATTTAGACTTGGTGGTGGATGTGGTTATAACTGTAGTGGTGACCAAAGTAGTTGTAGCAATCCGGTAAATCCACCGTCCGATACTTGCACATCATCTTCTTGTGTAGGACTATCTTCTTACTATGCACTTGATATTACAGACCCTGAAAACCCTAAGTTCTTATGGGAATTTACTTATAAAGATTTAGGATTTGCATATTCAGGTCCTGGATTAATCAGAACAAAAGAAAATGGTGTTGATAAGGAATACATTATATTTGCATCCGGAATGCATAACTACTCGGCACAATTCGCAAATGGTGCAAATAATGAAACTGACAGAGAATTGAAAATCTATGTTTTAGACTCTAATACAGGACAACTTGAAAGAACAATATATACCGGAATACAAAAAGCTTTTAGTGGAAGAATATTTTCTGAAGGACTTGATTTTGATGGTGATGGATATACAGATTATATTGCATTTGGATATACACAACAATCCGGTAGCAATACAAGTTTCAAAGGTGGAATAATACTTCTCGGTGGGAAGAAGATAAATAATAATTTATATCCATTTAAAAATGCTTCTTCTGTAAGTGATTGGAGTTTTAATAATTATACTTCATTTAAGATAGATGATAAAAATACGGTAGATATAAATCCGGTAACGACAAAAGTTGAGTTTATGAAATGTTTTGACAGATGGTATATCTATTTTGGAACCGGTAGATGGTTTAAAAAAGATGATGATTGGGAGGTTAATAGAAATACGTTATTCGGTGTTCCTTTTGATATAAAGAGCGATAATAATGGACAATATATAGATTTCATAACAACAACACAAAATGTTACAGACGAAAGCAATGTTTCAAATATATGCACAAGTAGTAGCTCAATAGGATGGTATATCAATTTAGACCCTGCTGATAGTAATACTTATAGTTTAAAAGAAAAGAATTTATCTGACCCGGTAGTAACAACTCAAAACCTTATAATATTTACAACAACTAAACCAAACGGTGATTTGTGTGGATTTGGTGGTAATACAAGAGTATGGACTCTAAATTGTGCTACCGGCGGACTACCTTCCGGATGTAGGGGTGATTTATATCAAGTATCAAATGTTGCTGGAACGCTTCTTTTACAACTTTCCGGTAGTAATATACAAGAAATTAATATTGCAAATATTGCCGACACCGGCAGAGTGTCCAATTGGTATAAAGGAACTCCACCGGAAGGTGCTTCGCCGTTTATTCAGTACGGAAATAGAAGAGGAGAAATTATATTATGGATAGAAAAATAAATGGATTTAGTTTAATAGAACTTTTGGTGGTTATTGCTATAATGACTATTATTTTATCTATTGGTATTCCTAATTTTTTTAGATGGATAGAAACATACCGGATAGAAAGCGATACAAAAAATATTTATGCCTTTATCCAACAAGCCCGTATGAAAGCTTTTACTGAAAAAATAAAGTTAGATATTGTTTTGGAAAATTCTAACACACCCAATAGATTATGCTTAAAATGTGATAGTAGTGATGATGATTGTAAAAATGAATATGGAACAAATTATATACAATGCATAGATTTAAAAAGACCTTTTAATGGAAATCAAGTAAATATATCAAAAAGAGGAACACTTAATGGAGGCCCTGTATATTTTTCGTCGCAAAATGATTCAGAGTATGATTGTGTAAGAGTTAGTGATATAAGAGTAAAAATGGAGAAATGCAATGGAAATCCTTAAAAACAATAAAGGTTTTACGCTTATTGAAAGTTTAGTTGCATTAGTTATTCTTGCTATCGTTTTGCTTGGACTATTAACCGGTTTGATGGTTGCTATTGATATGAATACGAGAAATATTTTAAGAGATGAGGCTGTAAAAATAGCAGATAAATATGCAGAAATATGTAAAAACGATATAACTAAATGCACATCATCAACAGAAGAAAGACAATTTAGAAATTTTAAGGAACAATATAATATTGATATTACAATAGATATTCCAACTGTTACAAATGTGAAGATAGTGACTATAAATGTAACTTGGCAATATAGAGGCAAAAATTATTCTCATACCACAAAAACAGCGGTAGGTGGAACATGAATAATAAAGGGCTAACTCTAACCGAACTATTAGTAACAATAATTATAATCATTGTAGTATTAGGTGCAGCATATCTAACATATATAAAAATACTTAAAGGATTCAAACAAGAAAGTGAAAAAACTGCTACACAGATAGAAAATATAGTAGGTCTTGAAATGCTAAGACTTGATTTGGAACATATAGGATATGGCATACCAAAAGATGAAAATAATTTAATAATAGAATGGAAAGATGACCCAGATAAAACAAAAAGATCATTAACATTAAGAATGACCTTAAACAATACAAACCAAAAAACAAGAGGCTATTTAATATCACAATGCAATAGTAGTAATAAACTTAATATTACCTATGATGGAAGGGAAGATAAAAGTAATAATTATGTAGTCTTAATAAAAGCTGAAGATAGAAGTTTCGTTGATAAAGCTGCTGATATTTCTAATATAAGTTGTGAGTCTGACAAAGTTTATATTGCTTTTCCTATAAGAGACGAAGTATATAATGGAACATCTAATGCTTGCTCTGTTTCTTATTGCGAAAAAATAACATATAAACTCTCTGAAGAAACCAATAAAAATAATGAAGATAGTGTAAAAAGATGTAATCCTAATACTTATAATCTGATAAGACGGGTTGGTACCTCTAATACAGGTGGAAAACCGGTTTTAAATTGTGTAGCCGATTGGACAGTTACATTTGATACTACAGATAATGATTTAAGCACAAATGACAAGATTAGAACAAATTTAAAAGCCATAAATGTTTATATACTTGTTCAGGAAGGAAAATATGATAGAGAGTATACATTTAAACCAGATACATCTGATAACTCCGGTAGTTATATGTTAACAGATGACGGTCAAGCTTTAAAACTTCCACAAGATTATCAGCATTACAGATGGAAGGTTTTAAAAATAAAAGTTAAACCAATGGATTTGTGAGGTAAAGATATGAAAAATAATGAAAAAGGTATAGCTTTAGTTACGGTTTTGGCTTTAAGTGTAGTGGCTTTATTGATAGTTGGTGCTTTAATTTATATGTTAATCAAGGGAACTTGGCTATCCGGAGCGGATAAAAGATATCATTCTGCCCTTGAAGCCGGTAAAGGTGCTGCAACTATTGTTATGAATAAATTATTAAATGGTGAAAATCTAAAATGTAATAAAAATAACTGTACTCCTTGTCCTACAACGGAAAATGACAATTGTAAAATTGATTTAGGCGTATCTGATTTTGGTGATTATAATGTAAATGTTTATCTTATTGATATGAAACCAACTCAAAACAGTGGAACAATTTACACTTTCAGAGTAAGAGCCAAGAACAAAAATAACCAATCTGAAAAAGCAGAAATAGAGTTTGTGTATAGGGTTTATTGATTTTCAGTTCCAATCATTGGGTCAGTGCAAGAGTTGAAAGAAAAATTATAATTTAATGTTTTATTCTGTCCTGTTATTTTAAATCCTTTAGTATTATTTTGACAGGTTATTTCTTCCATTTTAAGTTCTACACCTTTTGTTTTCCTTATAGTATCTTGATTTGTGCCATCTGTCAGTGCACATGTAGTTAAGTCTTCACTGCAGGGATTAGGATATAAATTTGGAGTGGTTTTATATGTGGTTTCAAATAAAATAATACTTTCTATTAAATTCCTTACATCACTTTTTACCTGAATTTTATAAGCGGATTCTTTATATTTTAGATAATAAGGTATTGAGATACCAACAAGAACACCTATTATTGCAATAACAACAAGTAATTCTATGAGAGTAAATCCTTTTTTATTCATTTTAAAACCTCATAAATCACCAAATCCGGAAAATCATCAAAAACAATTTTAAAGTTTGTAAAACTATCTTTAAATATTAACATTCTATTTAAAATAGAATTTTTAATTTTTCTATTTCCAATTAAGATATAAAGTTCATTTCTATCTTTTATTATTTCTAACATTCTATCGTAAGGATAATTTTCATTTTGATATATAACTTTTCTTGTAGAGTTATCTCTATTTATAAAAATTACTTCCTTATATGGTGGATTATTTTTTAATGATTGTCTTGCCCATGTTAATTCTTCATTTTCTTTTTGTAATTTAAATAAACCACAATCATAAAAACCTATTTTATTATCACATTTTTCAAATACAGAAACAGAGGCAACATCTTTATCATATAAATTTAGACCAAAAGTCCCTAAATTATGAATGATAGATTTTTGCATAATATCTCCAAACAAAACAACATATACCGGTTGTTTTAAAGGTTTATCATACAAGTATGCCTTATCTTTTAATAACCAAGTATCTTTTAAACTTTTCAAATTTAGACCATAATCTTTATAAAGATTATTTGTAATAAATGCAATTAGATTTCGTGATTTGTTTTCATCATCTATTATAATAGAATGGGCAAAAAAATAGTTTTTTATAGGATTGAAATTCCCATTATCTACATATACACCTTTATTTAAAGCATAACTTAAAATATAACCATAATCCCACCAACTCCAAAGATAAGCATTCTCTTTCAAAGAAGATTTTACAATCTTAAAATCTTCCCATATTTTATTTTTTAAAAGAGGTTTTGGGTCTGCATAAATTCTTTGTGCCGGAAAAGAAAAAAACAATACTAAGAATAAAGAGAATACATAAAATATATTTTTAAAATTAGAATATCTCTTAACTCCAATCTCATATAATAAATAGAATATATATCCAAGCCCCATACCTATAAAAGGAGCTAAATACATAACAAATCTATTTCCTGCCCAAAAAGAAGTTATACCTATTATAAGTATAGGCAAAGAAATTATCATATATCTAAAATTTTTATAAAAAAACAAAAACAATCCAATAAAAGATAATATAACCGTATAAATGTTATCTGTTGTATATGCAATTAATTGATTAAAATCAATAGGCATCAATTCAGTGATATTTGCCATCAATGAAATAGGTATTATTTGGCTACTTTGTTTTAAAACATATACATCTATATATCCTTTTATATATCTTCTGATGCTATCAATTAAAAATAAAGGATTTGTTAAAAGGATAAATAATGATACTTTATAGAGTATACTTTTTAAGTTTTCTTTATTTATCAGAAATCCTAATAGTAATGATAATAAAAAGAAAAAAGAAAATATAGGTTTATTATACCACCACATAAAAAGATTAAAAATAATTGAAGATACAACTATCCAAAAGTAGGATTTTTCTCTATCGTATACTGCTTTTGTAATGAAGATAAATATAAGAAAAACAAAAAATAAAATTAAACTATCTGTATCAAATCTTCCAAGCATTGTTCTATTAAAATAGATAAGATTAAAAATTCCAAGTATCGCTCCACCAA
This Venenivibrio stagnispumantis DNA region includes the following protein-coding sequences:
- a CDS encoding STT3 domain-containing protein, yielding MGGIFLFSLIIKLKGLENFSGENVLSGFDAFWYARLSKEILNGNYLGIDYLRDVPDFSINSYPPPLISLLPVWLSNITGIKLETFFVLIPPITSILFIFPLYFWLKRFAPVHVFIGGAILGIFNLIYFNRTMLGRFDTDSLILFFVFLIFIFITKAVYDREKSYFWIVVSSIIFNLFMWWYNKPIFSFFFLLSLLLGFLINKENLKSILYKVSLFILLTNPLFLIDSIRRYIKGYIDVYVLKQSSQIIPISLMANITELMPIDFNQLIAYTTDNIYTVILSFIGLFLFFYKNFRYMIISLPILIIGITSFWAGNRFVMYLAPFIGMGLGYIFYLLYEIGVKRYSNFKNIFYVFSLFLVLFFSFPAQRIYADPKPLLKNKIWEDFKIVKSSLKENAYLWSWWDYGYILSYALNKGVYVDNGNFNPIKNYFFAHSIIIDDENKSRNLIAFITNNLYKDYGLNLKSLKDTWLLKDKAYLYDKPLKQPVYVVLFGDIMQKSIIHNLGTFGLNLYDKDVASVSVFEKCDNKIGFYDCGLFKLQKENEELTWARQSLKNNPPYKEVIFINRDNSTRKVIYQNENYPYDRMLEIIKDRNELYILIGNRKIKNSILNRMLIFKDSFTNFKIVFDDFPDLVIYEVLK